One window from the genome of Nicotiana sylvestris chromosome 9, ASM39365v2, whole genome shotgun sequence encodes:
- the LOC104246954 gene encoding agamous-like MADS-box protein AGL61, protein MDKEKKTEGRQSIPMERIENPEDRYTTFSKRRSGLYKKASNLVEECGVDIGIALFSPAGNPFSFFHPTPNIFLDHFENPNIELSESTKLVAAYTRNNVNQTNNRINEIETIEEAAKSKMLLLEQLNKTRQMDSLESIDQFKTDDITKYEAWLKGAVFGLENRLKQLENGASSSSQAPPNNADNSPSTSNE, encoded by the coding sequence aTGGATAAGGAGAAGAAGACTGAAGGACGCCAATCAATTCCTATGGAAAGAATAGAAAACCCAGAGGATCGGTACACTACATTCTCTAAGCGTCGGTCGGGGTTATATAAAAAAGCGAGTAATTTGGTTGAAGAATGCGGCGTTGATATAGGAATAGCTCTTTTTTCGCCGGCTGGTAATCCATTTTCTTTTTTTCACCCAACGCCTAATATATTCTTGGATCATTTTGAGAATCCTAACATAGAATTGAGCGAAAGTACAAAACTTGTTGCTGCATATACACGAAATAATGTAAACCAAACGAATAATAGGATTAATGAGATTGAGACAATAGAAGAGGCTGCAAAAAGCAAAATGCTTTTACTTGAACAATTGAACAAAACTAGACAGATGGATTCACTGGAATCCATTGACCAGTTCAAAACAGATGATATAACCAAATATGAAGCTTGGTTAAAGGGCGCTGTCTTTGGCTTGGAAAATCGTTTAAAACAGCTAGAGAATGGAGCTTCATCTTCATCACAAGCACCTCCGAATAATGCAGATAACTCCCCTAGCACTTCAAATGAATAA